The genomic region TAATAAAGACCTAATTAAGAAttgatgtatttattaaaaaccacaaattaaatatttaaagaaattgatTAGTTGTTCTCTCTCTTTGCTTCGCTGTGTTGGTTCAGCTTTCCTTTCTTCAggcacagtggcacagcggtatatctgcgaactttaaaaaacctttaaaactagTATTGGTATCTCTCGTGAGCAGATCACacatagcccattgcgtagctttgtgcttaacacaaACACAACACTTCTTCTTGTGAACTAATCTGAGTTGTGTATTAGAGTTGTATATACGTTCATTtagattggttttgtttgtttgctgttgctTTTATTGCTTTACTTTTGTAAATCCATGTGTATTTTGTCTATgctattacatatttttatcaataaataattttagctCTAGTAGAATAGGGGAggaaattgtataaatattaatggaattgaatattttttggAGCCACATATTCGTACTTGTTGCATCAATagatttatgtgtgtgtttaacTTGCTTCCTCCCGTCCCTCTCGTGAAAAGTTTAATATTAGAAACAGTTGAACCTGTGGTCGTCGCTGATGTAAGCTTTAAAGGCTGTTTAGACTgaaacttacaataataaaagCAATTTTAGCAATTTGAAGTTAACAAGTTTCCTTTATACCCTAAAATAAgccttaaaattttaaaaatatacaattaatgaTAATCCAAATAAACGttttaaatgtatgtgtatatatatatatatatattagtgaaattaaataagtaCATCCAAATGAAACTAaacgaataaataaaatcatgaggaaggactgcgttaaaacagcaaatcctaATCTCTGGTTAATTATATTATAGTCATAACTTTTTAAGgcttaaacaaaatacattaacatgaaacaaatatgcagtgtattttgtttcacGTTCATGTGTCTTCTTTATAgcttaaacatttatggttataatatatatatatatatatttaatcttaatttaaacagaaatttacTTCCCTTAATTGTATATAATTTCTTTTCCTACTCCACAACGCATATACTCTCCCATAGTACAaccaatttatttacttttaacatacTCCCGAGCAGCACAATGACATGTCTATAGACTGTatactagaaatcgggtttcaatagctgtggtgagtagagcacagatagctctttgtgtagctttgtgaataataatatgcacccgtcacaccaaacgtgctcgccctttcagccgtgggggcgttatattgtgacggtcaatcccactattcgttggtaaaagagcagcctaagaattggcgatgggtggtggttactagctgccttctctctggtcttacgctgctaaattagggaagtctagcgcagatagccctcgagtagctttgcgcgaaattcaaaacaaacaaacaaacaataaacaatctTCTAACTTTTATTCGTGCATATCTCATTTCTACAGTTTCTATTGGACTTCGAAGATAATGTGGTATGCAGAGATTTTCACCCTGTTCTACATAGCTGTTTTTAACCTCCTACATCATCCCGCTCTTACAACAAGGCCAGTTTATAGAAGCATGAATGTCTCTGGAGACATCATCTTAGGAGCTCTGTTTCCAATCCATGAGCGTAGCAACCGCAATCAGGAATGCAATCGATTGCAGGTAAGTTTGTTTCTATATAGAAAATTTACTAAAATATGAGAAAAAtccatataaagaaaaaaatctactTTTAAAAAGTAGAACTTTCTTCATAAGGGGCAAGCTAGTTAAACGGTTTCTTATTTTTGCTTTAACTGATCATTTGAATCTGCGTATTTTCCTAATATTACTGAAATTGATCAAGCAAGACTGTTAATACAGACGTTTTCACTGTACTTATGTgcaaaaaaaacttcaaatacgCATAAGACGGACATGAACTAATAATTTAGCGTGTTGGTCTGTGGATACAAAGGTCCTAGGTTCCATCCCGCGTATGCCGCTGAACATGTTCCGAACTTTCAGGAgtgagtgcgttataaaaatgacagtctgCCTCATTATTCGCTGAAGAGAAACTGTAGCAGAAAGAACTGTTGATTGGTTAACCTTCCTTTCCACAGCCGTTCCAggtaaaagtttggtttgttttgaatttcgcgcaaagctacatatgagctatctgcgctagccttccctaatttagtagtgtaagaccaaagggaaggcagctagtcatcgccatccaccgccaactcttggactagttttttaccaacgaataatgggattgaccgttacattataacgctcctccgggtgaaagggcgagcatgtttggtgtgactgggactcgaacccgcgaccctcgaattatgagtcgaatgccttaaccatgaCGGCCTCCAAGTAAGAGACAGCAGTTCCTGCATATTTCTAACGTGCGTTTTGCGACTACGTCAAATAAGGTGCCTCTCTAGCTGCAAAATATCAAATAGttatgaaatacttttttatgaaatgtaatccaaataaaaaagacaaaacagtAACCagataaattgttttcatttgtgaAAAGACGtcattaaaaatgtatctgaagCTCGTTAATCTTTAGAAACTATGATCATTTTCTTCTCTAAAGTGAAAGATGCAAAAACATCCTAAAGCAAGATTACTGTTGGTGCGTATGAAATGTTCATGTAATaacataattaacaataatggcattgtaattaattacaatttaattaatcAGTTGTATATTCATAGATAATTAGATATTCTTAAGGAGAACATGCTGGATCACTGgtgataaaaacatgtttttgatgttttagttGTTCGTTAGAATAAATATTCTGACGAATTTCTCAACAACACCGTGTAATTCATCGTTTGTTACGCTCTGTAAAACAcgtgtgagaaaaaaaaacaaataaactgggTTGCTTTAGTCGAATGATTTATGATTTACGGCCTTTTAAACAGCTAAATATATCATACAGCACATATTTGTCTACCTTTATAGGAAGAAGGTTTGCAACAACTGGAGGCTCTCTTATTCACTCTGAAGAAAATTAACGAAAACCCGAAGCTCCTTCCTGGGGTTAAGCTCGGCGTTATCGCTTTGGACACCTGCGACAGCGCCACCTATGCTTTAGAACAGAGTCTGGACTTCATTAAAGGTTTTATTGCAAGAAGTAACAGTCGTGAACAACAGTTTAAATGCCATGACGGGTCAATGCCAAGTTTTAGCGACGGTAGCTTTGACCGTATGATGGGTATAATCGGTGGACGGTCCAGTTCTGTATCCATCCAGTTAGCCAACATTCTCCGCCTTTTTCAAGTCCCCCAGGTAGTTTCTATGCTTTATTTCGACACCATCATCGAACAAAATATATATCACGTAACATGTTATAAAAGCTTCACTCACTTCATGGTAAACATTACAATTTTGTGAAGACGTAAAAAGTTGAAATACGTAATCTATCAACATACGGGTAATTTAAATGTCGATTAAGACATTTTATATTAGTGAATATGTCTTTATTTTCATGCTTAAAAAACATACCTTTTAAAGTCCAAACAACTTATAACAGTTGGATGAATAAGaattgtataatgaaataattacacaaattACTTATTAACCTCTGGCTGAGGAACTTACCACAATAAATAACGCATTTTGTGAATTAgaattataacattaatttttagttgCATTAAATCTCTGcatataaactttatataaatccAAAAGGATATTTGTTCTTAATACCTTCTTTTTACTGTTGTTCTGTTTCTCTGTACACAGATCAGTTACCAATCGACCAGCCCGACATTGAGCAACAAAGAAAAATACGAGTATTTTTTCCGTACAGTGCCCTCTGACGTCAACCAAGCTCATGCTATTTTGAAGCTCTTAAAGTAAGGTTTTGAGTTACTTGAAAAGGATAATTGTCACTCCAATGGATAACAAGGGAAATTACTTACTGTAAAGAGGGAAACTTATGTGTCCTGAATGTGTAATATAATCACTCAAAATGGATAGGGAAGTTGATGACAAACCAATCAAATATTTAAGTGTGCTCCACATTATTGcgcataaaaattattataatgaaccttcatatatttgcatatatttaCCAGTGTGGTTATATCTATCAGTGTGCATATACTTAtctttgtatatatgtgtgtgtgtgtgtattaatatgGGTGATTATCTGTATAGTTTTGTTTGCTGCGTTTTTATACTAAACTCTGTACATGCACTTTTTTgcgtatatttttttatatgtgaacACAATATAAGTTAAATGTTtcggtatatatttgtatttagaagTCTGGTGATGGAATTTTGAATTGCTTGTCTGTTTTGTGATATACTATAGTTAATACTAATGTGTTATAGTGTGAAAAAAGTGCATTTCTTTTAACTTACTTCACATCATTGTGAagcttattttttgtaaataactagtaatatttctgaaattTCTTAGTCTCTTAGGGAAGAGTTTCcctaataaactgtttattttgagTCTATAAAAATCGAATTTTTCATAAAAGTAGGTCAACTTTGTTATTAATGAACTCGATCTCTTAATGAGTACCATGACCTTTTGCCAATTGTTTTTCCACATTCAACCACGCCTTCATTCGAAATTAACCAGTTAGGTTCCACACAACTATACGAAGCTTACTTTATTTGTCTACATCGCTCTTCCAATCAACACTGATGTTCTGTGAATTCAGCAAAACTAGTCTGCCGTAGTACAAGttgtaaataaaagaataacTAATTAGGCCCCTACGttctcttttgttttctttactgaaattaacattttgagaaagaaaagaaattaataattagataCTTGTCGTCTGCTTATTAAGTGACTTCTTTAACCTTTCTAGAAAGTTTAGGTGGACGTACGTTTCAATTGTTTACTCCAACACCGACTACGGTAACAAGGGTTATGAAAAGTTGCAAGACTTGGCACCAAACTACAACATCTGTTTCTCAAATCCTCAAAGTATTAATGCTGATCACTTCACTGACCACGACTATGACTCTGTTATTCAGAATCTGAGACAGAAAACAAACGCAAGAGGTAAGCCACAACACACTTCTCAATGTTGTTAACATTAACCCTCAATTAACCGACTTGTTTTCATACTAATACCAAAGATATCGCACATATTAACTGAGTCCGTGCCATcaatttgaagaaataattttacaaaatgggTAAAAATACTCATTTTctaagaaaatacaaaatgacCTCAACTCTAATGACAAAGAATTAGTTTTAACGTTCGtgatagtttgtttactttttggaTTATGAGCCATGTAATTACAGATCCTGCAAGTCATAGATCTTCTAGCAACTTTTTGTGCATAAGTAGTTTTCAAAAATGTGTTCAAAAGCAGATTGAATCCATCGAAAACTTGAgagttaaaagaataaaaaaaagacgTCTTGCTTTCTTTTAGGCTTATTATTAGACGATAATAggttttctgaaaataaatatttgttttttttctaattaagttatttaaaacccactaaataatttgatgttatgcTGCAGTCAgccacagagaaaaaaaaaacattcccgAGGTAGtttgttatcttttatttttcagttgattTTTAAATATCTGTACTTTAGGACTAATCAACTCCTCTTAATTTATCACAATAAAACTCTGTACAGAATGTTTGATAATACATTGAAAGACGATCCATACATTTGAAGAGTCCAGCACAGGTATAGCCACGGTATTATCATAACGTATTTAATTACATGAGTTAATTCTGGCTTAAATGGGAAGGAACGACTACAAAGTTGAAAACggtatgtttatttaaagataattaaagtaaatattttgtgaaaaacgtTATTACACTAAAATTGAATGACTGCATTTGTATTTAGTCTTTCAAATCGGAGCTAATATCTTATCCATCTTGAACAAATTAGGTTTTAATCTTGTACTTTGTTTACGATACATGTTACTTCTATTGTCTTTTTATTTAACATTGCAAAAGCCGTTCAGTACTTAAAGTTTAAAGATGAGTGACTTTCTAAAAActattcttaatattatatatttttaaaccacCTAGTTGGTTTCTCTTGATGGaaataaagtgtttaataaacaaactaaataatcgTGAGATACTTTGTACTTAACAGTTTTCAGACTTTATTACTGTCATTAGATTATTTTttggttaattattattatgttaaattttTAGTTGTTGTGGTATTTGCCGATAAACAAACCACAAGAAACGTAATGACAGCAGCAAAGCGATTAGGAGTTATCAAACGATTTGTATGGATTGGGAGTGATGGCTGGAGCGGTCATAACAGCGTGGTCGAAAACATCGAGGAAACTTTAGAGGGTGCTATAACCATTTCTCCCTTAGTGCGTTCCATAAGAGGTTTTGACCAGTATTTTACCAACCTGACCCCAGAAAATAACAAGGACAATCCTTGGTTTGTGGAATTTTGGGAGGAATATTTCCATTGTCAATATCAAGGTATGCACGAAACACCATGGAGTAACAAGTACCAACACTGGTGTTCTCACAACAAAAGGATCTCGCAGAGTAACGGATACACGCAAACGCCAGCTTTGCATTTTGTGCGGGATGCTGCCTATGCCTTTGCGCATGCGCTGCACGATTTGCATAAAAATGTCTGTGGTGGAGAAGAAGGCCTTTGTGACGCCATGGTACGAACAGATGGCCCTACACTGAAGGGATACTTACAGCAAATAAAATTCAAAGGTAATTTCAGCTAAAACAACAGGTTTGTAGAATAGTGATTTAAGTTTCACGCAACAGCAGACTGTGTGTATTACGGAAGTCTTAGCTTGTATCATGTTGACTACTACAATGCTTAAGTTTTAATCTCTTACATTAAGTTTCATCTACACGTAAGGCAGGAGCAGAAGCTTTCTGGGAAATTCTTGATATAATCGAACAGAAACGTGAATTCTGAATGAAATTTCTGtcctttattcttttttttatgaatagACCAACAAATAACCTGTATACAAATTACACTATAAAAACTTATGCGTAAAAGTAAATAAGAATTCGACAGTATCTCAAACACATTATATCTACTATAGCAATGTAATACGCTATAACCCACCATCTACGCTAACTAAGGGATTTACTGTTACTCTTATACCCATCGCAGAATCCTCTGAGTATTACCACAAGATACTCTATTCAAGTGTTTTTTTAAGCTCTTCCGCCCTCAAATTACCGACTTGTCTTTGTAGTGTCCACAAATTGCattatattaaatgttgttttttgtttgtttgtattgtaaattttgcgcaaagatacacgagggctaacgTCGCCAGTCATCCcgaatttaacagtataagactagaagaatgACCGATATTCAACACCACTcctcgccatctcttgggctacgctttcaCCAATGAATACAGGAATTtaacgtcacaccaaacatgctcgccctttcagccgtgggggcgttagaatgttatggtcaatcccactattcgttgataaaagagtagcccaagagttggcaatgggtggtgatgattagctgccttccctctagtcttacactgctaaattagggacggctagcacagatagccctcgtgtagctttgtgagaaattaaaaaaacaaacaaaaacaaacacattataacattatgagcatgtttggtggtatggggattcgaacctatgatccgcagattacgagttaaacacactaaccacctggcaatgccaataagtaattttatgttgttgttttcctgaCAGAACACACAGTGGGAAAAACTGGCCATAAACAGTGGGTGAAATCACTCTATATAAAATGCACAAGGAAACTCATTAGTAATTAATGGCATTTACTgcaatgtttataatatttttttcacctTTATGGATGAATCGTGTTTCAAGGGGTACTACAAACAACAAAACCATGGGTTCACAAGCAGTCTGAcgtataaatagtttataaagcCGATCggtaattataaagttaaatagtatttggtattttctatattactatgatgagaaatgtttatatatgttcCTAAATCTACTTAGTAAAGTGatacaatgttttataatattatttttgtgcaAGAAATTTCGTCTAAAGTGTGAACAAAGCAAGTTGAGTGCATCATTAatgcaaagtcacatcgggctacctactatgtccaccgaggagtatcgaacccttgattttagttttgtaaatccgaagacatgcTACTTTGCACCGAAGGACACATCGTTAATGATCTTAtcctttcaaaataaataattattaatgaaataaataatttctaatacTACACCGAAATAAATTCTGTTTCGATTGCAACTTGAGGAGGCTACACAGTGAAGATTCCCCCCACCCCATACAGAGTTGTGATGATAAATACGTAATGAAAAgtgaagtaaatattattaaagatttatttgcACGTGTTCATTAGAATAATCTTACTAGACATTATATCTAATAAGGTGTTGCGCTAAGTCCCTGTGGTAAGCTTGCCAGACTGTGGACCTGCGGGTCCAACGTTCGTGTActgttactgaaaataaaattataataacactttgcACTTACACGTATGATAATCAAATCTTACTATTCGAtcagataagagtagcccaatagtttataatgtgttctactgactagctgcctcccgTTTAAGATATCAGTtcacaattagggacggctggcgaaTTACCATTCGAAATTTTTACtacatttgttgtaaaataaaatacttttagaaaGTGAAGAACGcattcaattaattaaaatacatattagtgGTTTATCTTTAAAATCTTTACATGTACTAAATGCTTTATTAAAGAGGGTTTTAAAATCCTAAAGAAACTAGGTGTTCTTTAATAGAACTATATATTGCAAATAGTTTTCCATCTGGCTTACATAAATACATCTTAACAGTTATCAATTGGTTTGATTGAGATGGTTTAGTTTGCAGCATTATAAGGATTTACCGGGCGGATATTTTGGTTCAATTAGATTGATTATTGATAAGTTACACTATGTAAACACTGGAAAGGTAGTTCACTTGAACAAAATTCGTGTTatcaataacatattttgtttatttttccttttataaagaacaatattttacaataactttgAACGAAAATGATAGATTTCAGTGTATACCATTGTTTATGATTTGTAACAATACTAATGGTTAGTAGCAATGTTTATGGCTAGTAGTAATGTTTATAACTAGTAGAAATCTTTATAAATAAGTAGTAATAAATTTTTATGGGTAGcagcaatatttataataaatagtaatgTTTACGATTAGCAGCAATGTTTATGGTCAGTAGTAAGGTTTATAGTAAGACATTTTCTGAAATCCACTCTTTTCTTCTAAACTATTTTACctaattttcatttgttatttgtttagatGAAAATGGCAAGACTTTCCGATTTCTTCCGAGTGGTGACGCTCCACCCAGATATAGTATCTTCAATTTTCAGAAGAGGTCAGGTAATTATACCTGGCGCAATGTTGGCTCCTATATTCGTAAGTACTAACTAGAAGCAATTTATGAAACGATTTCGTAGTTCAGAATTCATATACGGTTAATGTTCCGCTATCTATCAGACATTTTCTGATAATCAGTAAAAGATTTTCATGTTAACCAAACAAACATGGAACAACAGTAAGATCGTCTGATCAGT from Tachypleus tridentatus isolate NWPU-2018 chromosome 1, ASM421037v1, whole genome shotgun sequence harbors:
- the LOC143252554 gene encoding metabotropic glutamate receptor 3-like, with amino-acid sequence MWYAEIFTLFYIAVFNLLHHPALTTRPVYRSMNVSGDIILGALFPIHERSNRNQECNRLQEEGLQQLEALLFTLKKINENPKLLPGVKLGVIALDTCDSATYALEQSLDFIKGFIARSNSREQQFKCHDGSMPSFSDGSFDRMMGIIGGRSSSVSIQLANILRLFQVPQISYQSTSPTLSNKEKYEYFFRTVPSDVNQAHAILKLLKKFRWTYVSIVYSNTDYGNKGYEKLQDLAPNYNICFSNPQSINADHFTDHDYDSVIQNLRQKTNARVVVVFADKQTTRNVMTAAKRLGVIKRFVWIGSDGWSGHNSVVENIEETLEGAITISPLVRSIRGFDQYFTNLTPENNKDNPWFVEFWEEYFHCQYQGMHETPWSNKYQHWCSHNKRISQSNGYTQTPALHFVRDAAYAFAHALHDLHKNVCGGEEGLCDAMVRTDGPTLKGYLQQIKFKDENGKTFRFLPSGDAPPRYSIFNFQKRSGNYTWRNVGSYILGEEGEVSLKLHENELRFKQEDPGFPRSFCSEPCQQGQRKLQREGDTCCWLCTDCSEYEYLEDEYTCRVCPWGTLPSTAKTNCLPIPEEFLYFTSPWAIGTMAFAGLGILSSIFMALVFWANGDTPIIKAAGRELSYLLLFGIFLSYCMTFVIVAKPTPWTCGLTRFFLGFCYTLCYASIVTKTNRIARIFSQRRQRPCQKPRYTSPRSQLVITAMLVSVEVVITVFWLLYDRPAVSHIYPTRNENILICNGSDKASYLVGLIYPFILIGFCTVYAFKTRKCPDGFNEARYLTFTNYTTCVIWLAFLPLFVLSTSTTIRAVTLSFLFSLSGTVQLACLFAPKVYIALLKPEKNTKKSVMSPHNRSSSLGQSSSFGQLTPTVLITDGCSIANNSGYNNNNLSVRNTLQIPLRSSPFVATVPNLSLHMQEDSKCDSLTSRPTTTSCEDVNGSVINQSKTL